The region TTTGCTCGAGGACTTTCCTCCAGGAGCTCCATTACTCTTACGGTTGGTTACCTCATTGCTTGAGGACAGCTTAGCATCTGTTGGTTCTCCACTAGGGACTGCCCTTTCACTAGCTTCTGGCTTTGAATTGTTATTGCCATAATCCACTTCAGGGTTCCAAAGCTCCACTTCTTGTTCCACAGCTGAATCTCGTCCAAGCACCACACAGAGATCGTCTGGTTCAAAGTTGCCAGTAGTTCCAACATTCTCTTGTAGATCATCTGGCTTGCTTGTTATAGCTCCAACAATGTCTGAGACCATAAATATGTCTGTCTTCAGTTGAGAAGCAGATAAGTCATTGTCCATCAGATGATCTTGAATCATGAATGAGTCATCAACAAGACCATTCTTATTGTTCTGAATCTGGGAATGATCCCTAGAGAATGATGGGGTGTAATCTCCCTCAAAGATATTGCGATTAGCTTCATCCTGAGTTATTGATTTATCCGGTTGGTTAATAAGAAAACAATCTTCACCTTTATGGATCTTAGAAACAGAAGTTTCAGTTGTATGATCAGATATAATAACTTGGGGGCAGTTTTCTGCCTCTTTAGTCttctttaaaaataacatcTCCTCATACATGTTGTCTCTTCTCTTAATAACTGGTTGAACATTATCTCCAGCTTCGAAGTTCTTGACGTGGATCCCACCTTCATCACTTGTATTCCTGTTAGTCACAACAAAGGAATCAGTTGAAGCAATATGTCTTGTCATTGGTATTTCTTCCCTGGAGCTCTTATGGGTAACATACTCGTCCTGAACCTGTACTTGGTGAGCATCTCTAACATTAGAACTGGAGTCGGTTTCCTTCATAAGAAGGTTCTGGAAAATATCCCAATTCTCGTTTCTCTTTTCTCCTTCAGAATTGTTTGCAACCAAATTTTCATTGTCCTGCTTGGTATCACTAATTAATCTGTTCACAAGATTATGGTGCTTGATTCCCTCTCGCTTCTTGTTTTTATGGGAGGATGATTTATGGCGTCGCTCCAATGACCCTATAGCTTCCTCTACTTGGTGCTTTAAGGACTCTCCATTGACGAATTCATCTTCCTCGGATGAATTCTCCTCGGAGGTACTGTTCTCTCCATCTCTCATTGAAGTAATGTAATTAATATTGCGGATAACGACCTTTCTTGATGACGTTTTCCCAGggttttttctatttatttcttgaGTAGAAGAATGCTTTTTCCCATGCTGCATAAAATCCTCTGAACTACTCTCAGAACTGGAACCACTGAACCCTGCTTCATCATCTTGTTCTAAAGTTTGTGATCCATTTCCCCGTGAAggtttctctttctttcttgatGATTTTCGGCTGTAACGATCATCTGATTCATGATCATGACCCACACCAGAATCTTCCACATTTGGTGGCCACTGCATCTTTCCCGGATAATAATGAGGGGCTCCCTGCATCCCGGGAAAAAGGTAAGCTTGATATGGGGGCATTTGTTGAAATACAGGACCCGGAAAATTATGCATGTACTGTGGAAAATGGTTTGGCCATGACATTGGTACTTGTGCCTTTCCATCTGTTGATTGCAACTGAGCTGATGTTGGCAAGCTATTATCTGCATAAAATGCTTTTGAGCATTAAATTTAAGTAGGCTCCTATTAAATTTTGCTTTATAATTTAAGTAGGCTCCTATTAAATAATACATTACCTTACAGTACGTTTTTTAAGAATGGCTAGAATTTGACAGTGTTTCTGGAAAAATGCCTTTTTTGGTTAGTGCAGAGTCAAGCCCATTTTTCTGGATAGCTTTTTGAAAAATGCACTTACAGACAGGGCAATTGAAGGGTTTGAGAGCATAATCTAAGAAACCTTAAGGCATAATATGCAATAACATGATGACTAACACGTTTTAGAAGTTCCCACGCAACAGAATTACCAAGTCAAAAAAAGTTCAGAggaagaaatataaattaatttaatcatacCTTGGGTATTGTCTAAACTTCCATGACTGGGAGCAGACTCAGATGCTGATGCATCCATGGAGCCATTCTGTTTCCTGCTAGAAAAACCACCATTTTGGACATTTATCACTAGTCCTTGACTATGATCATTATCTTCACCAGCAAGAATGATTCCAGAAGTTCCCAGATATGAAAATTCTGAGTGAGAGTTTGCCTGCAATGCTGCTATTTCATCCATCCAGAGCCCATCATTGTCTTTTTTCTTACACAACTCCATGAAATTTATGCAGGCTTCCCTAAAATATCAAAGCTAGATGGTACACCTTAAGCAAATCCAAAATAAGGGGACAACTTTGATTTCAATATCCAAAGGAACCTTAGG is a window of Diospyros lotus cultivar Yz01 chromosome 10, ASM1463336v1, whole genome shotgun sequence DNA encoding:
- the LOC127811656 gene encoding COP1-interacting protein 7 isoform X3 codes for the protein MDSRTRLDSVLFQLTPTRTRCDLVISARGVNEKLASGLLEPFLSHLKSAKDQIQKGGYSITLRPPSANPSWFTKATLQRFVRFVSTPEVLERFVTIEREIAQIECSVQSNERISATTGTEADVSAGDENAKKSTASSKSKSESSGISDAMQEESSKVRLQRVLETRKAVLLKEQTMAYARALAAGFEMDNIDDLISFSDVFGASRLREACINFMELCKKKDNDGLWMDEIAALQANSHSEFSYLGTSGIILAGEDNDHSQGLVINVQNGGFSSRKQNGSMDASASESAPSHGSLDNTQDNSLPTSAQLQSTDGKAQVPMSWPNHFPQYMHNFPGPVFQQMPPYQAYLFPGMQGAPHYYPGKMQWPPNVEDSGVGHDHESDDRYSRKSSRKKEKPSRGNGSQTLEQDDEAGFSGSSSESSSEDFMQHGKKHSSTQEINRKNPGKTSSRKVVIRNINYITSMRDGENSTSEENSSEEDEFVNGESLKHQVEEAIGSLERRHKSSSHKNKKREGIKHHNLVNRLISDTKQDNENLVANNSEGEKRNENWDIFQNLLMKETDSSSNVRDAHQVQVQDEYVTHKSSREEIPMTRHIASTDSFVVTNRNTSDEGGIHVKNFEAGDNVQPVIKRRDNMYEEMLFLKKTKEAENCPQVIISDHTTETSVSKIHKGEDCFLINQPDKSITQDEANRNIFEGDYTPSFSRDHSQIQNNKNGLVDDSFMIQDHLMDNDLSASQLKTDIFMVSDIVGAITSKPDDLQENVGTTGNFEPDDLCVVLGRDSAVEQEVELWNPEVDYGNNNSKPEASERAVPSGEPTDAKLSSSNEVTNRKSNGAPGGKSSSKEARSRTSVGSLGRSKSENTSKCKKPSSGSRTMNQKKKSEKDEENRKKTEELLIQRQKRIAERSATSGSNPARSKTILKENKEAMAPVKSEKLNLQSPKQQAEKKPVLRSSTIDRLAAAKSIHKPSTEVKSSQPRKPILKASGAENKKPGTNRIKSLDEKNSRKNGLLTSASGPQETANADAAISTAQTTEPSNGFEDSENITELHSISSAMKDEIDKALQTDTLDDKSRDRNPPDEGSYMPIKDHSAQLDHLKGIQLSPPAPNKASDSIALRVAEDGVANEKFCVSPEASLVGMSTPPPTHSRKKWNNDESSPKVSKGLRKLLFFARKNPN
- the LOC127811656 gene encoding COP1-interacting protein 7 isoform X2 produces the protein MDSRTRLDSVLFQLTPTRTRCDLVISARGVNEKLASGLLEPFLSHLKSAKDQIQKGGYSITLRPPSANPSWFTKATLQRFVRFVSTPEVLERFVTIEREIAQIECSVQSNERISATTGTEDVSAGDENAKKSTASSKSKSESSGISDAMQEESSKVRLQRVLETRKAVLLKEQTMAYARALAAGFEMDNIDDLISFSDVFGASRLREACINFMELCKKKDNDGLWMDEIAALQANSHSEFSYLGTSGIILAGEDNDHSQGLVINVQNGGFSSRKQNGSMDASASESAPSHGSLDNTQDNSLPTSAQLQSTDGKAQVPMSWPNHFPQYMHNFPGPVFQQMPPYQAYLFPGMQGAPHYYPGKMQWPPNVEDSGVGHDHESDDRYSRKSSRKKEKPSRGNGSQTLEQDDEAGFSGSSSESSSEDFMQHGKKHSSTQEINRKNPGKTSSRKVVIRNINYITSMRDGENSTSEENSSEEDEFVNGESLKHQVEEAIGSLERRHKSSSHKNKKREGIKHHNLVNRLISDTKQDNENLVANNSEGEKRNENWDIFQNLLMKETDSSSNVRDAHQVQVQDEYVTHKSSREEIPMTRHIASTDSFVVTNRNTSDEGGIHVKNFEAGDNVQPVIKRRDNMYEEMLFLKKTKEAENCPQVIISDHTTETSVSKIHKGEDCFLINQPDKSITQDEANRNIFEGDYTPSFSRDHSQIQNNKNGLVDDSFMIQDHLMDNDLSASQLKTDIFMVSDIVGAITSKPDDLQENVGTTGNFEPDDLCVVLGRDSAVEQEVELWNPEVDYGNNNSKPEASERAVPSGEPTDAKLSSSNEVTNRKSNGAPGGKSSSKEARSRTSVGSLGRSKSENTSKCKKPSSGSRTMNQKKKSEKDEENRKKTEELLIQRQKRIAERSATSGSNPARSKTILKENKEAMAPVKSEKLNLQSPKQQAEKKPVLRSSTIDRLAAAKSIHKPSTEVKSSQPRKPILKASGAENKKPGTNRIKSLDEKNSRKNGLLTSASGPQETANADAAISTAQTTEPSNGFEDSENITELHSISSAMKDEIDKALQTDTLDDKSRDRNPPDEGSYMPIKDHSAQLDHLKGDDQLTSVASPVVKDMTLSNEHVQFVPEAGIQLSPPAPNKASDSIALRVAEDGVANEKFCVSPEASLVGMSTPPPTHSRKKWNNDESSPKVSKGLRKLLFFARKNPN
- the LOC127811656 gene encoding COP1-interacting protein 7 isoform X1 → MDSRTRLDSVLFQLTPTRTRCDLVISARGVNEKLASGLLEPFLSHLKSAKDQIQKGGYSITLRPPSANPSWFTKATLQRFVRFVSTPEVLERFVTIEREIAQIECSVQSNERISATTGTEADVSAGDENAKKSTASSKSKSESSGISDAMQEESSKVRLQRVLETRKAVLLKEQTMAYARALAAGFEMDNIDDLISFSDVFGASRLREACINFMELCKKKDNDGLWMDEIAALQANSHSEFSYLGTSGIILAGEDNDHSQGLVINVQNGGFSSRKQNGSMDASASESAPSHGSLDNTQDNSLPTSAQLQSTDGKAQVPMSWPNHFPQYMHNFPGPVFQQMPPYQAYLFPGMQGAPHYYPGKMQWPPNVEDSGVGHDHESDDRYSRKSSRKKEKPSRGNGSQTLEQDDEAGFSGSSSESSSEDFMQHGKKHSSTQEINRKNPGKTSSRKVVIRNINYITSMRDGENSTSEENSSEEDEFVNGESLKHQVEEAIGSLERRHKSSSHKNKKREGIKHHNLVNRLISDTKQDNENLVANNSEGEKRNENWDIFQNLLMKETDSSSNVRDAHQVQVQDEYVTHKSSREEIPMTRHIASTDSFVVTNRNTSDEGGIHVKNFEAGDNVQPVIKRRDNMYEEMLFLKKTKEAENCPQVIISDHTTETSVSKIHKGEDCFLINQPDKSITQDEANRNIFEGDYTPSFSRDHSQIQNNKNGLVDDSFMIQDHLMDNDLSASQLKTDIFMVSDIVGAITSKPDDLQENVGTTGNFEPDDLCVVLGRDSAVEQEVELWNPEVDYGNNNSKPEASERAVPSGEPTDAKLSSSNEVTNRKSNGAPGGKSSSKEARSRTSVGSLGRSKSENTSKCKKPSSGSRTMNQKKKSEKDEENRKKTEELLIQRQKRIAERSATSGSNPARSKTILKENKEAMAPVKSEKLNLQSPKQQAEKKPVLRSSTIDRLAAAKSIHKPSTEVKSSQPRKPILKASGAENKKPGTNRIKSLDEKNSRKNGLLTSASGPQETANADAAISTAQTTEPSNGFEDSENITELHSISSAMKDEIDKALQTDTLDDKSRDRNPPDEGSYMPIKDHSAQLDHLKGDDQLTSVASPVVKDMTLSNEHVQFVPEAGIQLSPPAPNKASDSIALRVAEDGVANEKFCVSPEASLVGMSTPPPTHSRKKWNNDESSPKVSKGLRKLLFFARKNPN